The following proteins are co-located in the Brevibacillus laterosporus DSM 25 genome:
- a CDS encoding LysR family transcriptional regulator, whose translation MTHSQIELFVKIADTGSFTKAGLELNMTQPAVSRAISTLESELDVTLLIRDRKNGIMLTDVGKRILVLFRDILQSFEKVHQEIASEKGLEIGTIRVGAFPVASAHFLPKMIKVMTEKYPQLEFVIYEGTIDEIKEWLETRVVDIGLIIPPDDEFETIPLFRERMYAVIRDDHPFQNRSVISVKDLGSESLISCKSGYEPPIVDLFNRARVDLNIRFVVKNVNTALSMVQEGLGIAVLSQLSLWALPPNVLKRELEPEAFREIRLAVPSLKESSIAVQMFIHTARELFSGDH comes from the coding sequence ATGACACATTCACAAATAGAGTTATTCGTCAAAATTGCTGATACTGGAAGTTTCACCAAAGCAGGACTAGAATTAAATATGACGCAGCCTGCCGTCAGCCGTGCCATCTCTACACTGGAATCGGAGCTGGATGTGACTCTTCTAATTCGTGATCGGAAAAACGGTATTATGCTTACCGATGTAGGAAAACGAATTCTAGTATTGTTTCGGGACATTTTACAGTCCTTTGAAAAAGTACACCAAGAAATTGCTAGTGAAAAAGGTCTTGAAATTGGCACGATACGGGTTGGAGCATTCCCGGTGGCGTCTGCTCACTTTTTACCCAAAATGATTAAAGTCATGACCGAAAAATATCCCCAGTTGGAATTTGTGATTTACGAAGGAACCATCGATGAGATTAAAGAGTGGCTAGAAACCCGAGTGGTGGATATTGGTTTGATTATTCCACCAGACGATGAATTTGAAACGATCCCTTTATTTCGAGAGAGAATGTACGCCGTGATAAGAGACGACCACCCTTTTCAAAATCGTTCGGTCATCTCTGTCAAAGATTTGGGTAGCGAGTCGTTGATTAGCTGTAAATCAGGCTATGAGCCGCCCATTGTTGATTTGTTTAATAGAGCACGAGTAGATTTGAATATCAGATTTGTTGTGAAAAACGTAAACACAGCGCTAAGTATGGTACAAGAAGGTCTGGGAATCGCAGTGCTGTCGCAATTATCGCTTTGGGCGCTTCCACCTAATGTTCTCAAACGAGAACTGGAGCCAGAAGCATTTAGAGAGATCCGTTTGGCAGTTCCTTCGTTGAAAGAGTCTTCCATCGCTGTTCAAATGTTTATCCACACGGCACGTGAGCTCTTTTCTGGAGATCATTAA
- a CDS encoding RNA polymerase sigma factor: MQEDEEIIEQILQGNKEIYAQIIHKYKGKVASILKKMLGHSSNIQDIVQEIFIKAYYHLPEYQSQQKFSAWLYRISINRGLDEVRKRKRTPSVIDLTFEIMDSYTPEKAYLDKEQKEFLQHLLLRVDDEYRIIIEMHYIQDLSYKEISEKLCVSMSTVRMRLSYARKKVKDEFIRMNKRGEFIYEVPEPTTADSIHAR; encoded by the coding sequence ATGCAGGAAGATGAGGAGATAATTGAGCAAATCTTACAGGGTAACAAAGAAATTTATGCTCAAATTATTCACAAGTATAAGGGTAAGGTGGCTTCTATCCTTAAGAAAATGTTAGGTCATTCATCGAATATACAAGACATTGTTCAAGAGATTTTTATTAAAGCATACTACCATTTGCCAGAATATCAATCACAACAAAAATTTTCAGCATGGCTTTATCGTATCTCCATTAATCGTGGACTAGACGAGGTACGCAAGCGAAAAAGAACACCGTCCGTTATTGACCTAACCTTTGAAATAATGGATAGTTATACACCCGAAAAAGCCTATTTGGACAAGGAGCAGAAAGAGTTTTTACAGCACCTTTTATTACGGGTTGATGACGAGTATCGAATCATAATTGAGATGCACTATATTCAAGATTTAAGCTACAAAGAAATAAGTGAAAAGTTATGTGTATCGATGAGTACAGTAAGAATGCGTCTTTCTTATGCGAGAAAAAAGGTAAAGGATGAATTTATTCGGATGAACAAAAGGGGGGAGTTTATTTATGAAGTGCCTGAGCCAACAACAGCTGATAGCATACATGCACGATAA
- a CDS encoding DUF4179 domain-containing protein, whose product MKCLSQQQLIAYMHDKLPTTKREQLEKHLDHCSDCQKQLEQFVNELDSFGDDGWTDDSFSEMFEQDIISKIHPYPVSVLKQSVPHKLSQKMNWKKRSIDIMKKMTITVAGLALVVSLGTLVSPTFATYVNGLYNGKTDIGLHVISTKNSLFSDYKNADEGLIHAIQKGYSKRLDLSVTDQGLTFEVKEVLADPLRITMILGVKDSKGNRLDISKLYDEEEISLKDKKGNVLKPNQDLANNPLYEKESDFWAHDINGDYIVLERALFDFYGKEKALPDEMNVELNVKKLGETNGNWKIQIPIDMKKAKEATKTKKINQEYTSPQGLKISLKEVVFAPSGTQLIMETTAKGADKEFTYELVDEQGKNMAAWESPYFRGAPPVDEPISYGSRSSNKNVIDSLTKSIDLAEGSERWFHTFTPTSEKMSFKLTSLILNEVADFQAKLNIEKLQKEPIKVEGQGNLFRFTKFNQDEKAAKGGSSIDFEAVFSQDVPSQEVIKVSGWKIKDETGKRIIGVFHSGKTTITPEGNVQLQGKLIFNNEGKLPKELTITYDKVLKQDHNVQWEVPIHLEKK is encoded by the coding sequence ATGAAGTGCCTGAGCCAACAACAGCTGATAGCATACATGCACGATAAACTTCCTACAACGAAGAGAGAGCAACTAGAAAAACATCTGGATCATTGTAGTGATTGCCAAAAACAGCTAGAGCAATTTGTTAATGAATTGGATAGCTTTGGTGATGACGGATGGACAGATGATTCGTTTTCAGAAATGTTTGAACAAGACATCATAAGTAAAATCCACCCTTATCCGGTAAGTGTATTAAAGCAATCAGTCCCACATAAGTTGTCCCAAAAAATGAATTGGAAAAAAAGGAGTATAGACATAATGAAAAAAATGACGATAACAGTAGCTGGATTGGCATTGGTTGTATCTTTAGGAACGCTTGTTTCTCCTACTTTTGCTACCTATGTAAATGGATTATATAACGGTAAAACAGATATTGGTTTACATGTCATTTCGACGAAAAACAGCTTATTTTCTGACTACAAGAATGCTGATGAAGGCCTTATACATGCTATACAAAAAGGATATTCAAAACGTCTTGATTTGTCTGTTACAGATCAAGGGCTTACTTTTGAAGTAAAAGAGGTTCTAGCAGATCCATTGCGAATTACCATGATTCTTGGTGTGAAGGATAGTAAGGGAAATCGCTTAGATATAAGTAAGTTGTATGATGAAGAGGAAATTAGCCTGAAGGATAAAAAGGGAAATGTATTGAAGCCGAATCAGGATCTCGCTAATAATCCCCTTTATGAGAAGGAGTCAGATTTTTGGGCCCATGATATAAATGGTGATTATATCGTGCTAGAGCGAGCACTATTCGATTTTTATGGGAAAGAAAAAGCTCTACCAGATGAAATGAACGTTGAACTCAATGTGAAGAAACTAGGCGAAACGAATGGGAACTGGAAAATACAGATTCCAATTGATATGAAAAAGGCCAAGGAGGCGACAAAAACGAAAAAGATTAATCAGGAATATACCAGTCCTCAGGGATTAAAGATTAGTTTAAAAGAGGTCGTATTTGCTCCAAGTGGTACTCAGCTTATTATGGAGACAACCGCCAAGGGGGCAGATAAGGAGTTTACCTATGAGCTTGTTGATGAACAAGGAAAGAATATGGCTGCATGGGAAAGTCCTTACTTCAGAGGAGCTCCTCCTGTTGATGAGCCTATTTCTTATGGAAGTAGAAGTAGTAATAAAAATGTAATTGATTCTCTCACAAAGAGTATCGATTTAGCAGAAGGATCAGAGAGATGGTTCCATACCTTTACCCCTACTTCAGAGAAAATGTCTTTTAAGCTTACCTCTTTAATTCTTAATGAAGTAGCCGATTTCCAGGCAAAATTGAACATAGAGAAGCTACAAAAAGAACCTATAAAAGTTGAGGGGCAAGGGAATCTATTCCGTTTTACAAAGTTTAATCAAGACGAAAAAGCAGCGAAGGGAGGAAGTAGTATTGACTTTGAAGCTGTTTTCTCCCAAGACGTTCCTTCCCAAGAGGTCATAAAAGTGAGTGGATGGAAAATTAAGGATGAAACTGGAAAACGAATAATTGGGGTTTTCCACTCTGGAAAGACAACGATTACTCCAGAAGGTAATGTGCAATTACAAGGGAAGCTGATATTTAATAATGAAGGCAAACTTCCGAAAGAGCTTACCATTACCTATGATAAAGTGTTAAAACAAGACCACAACGTACAGTGGGAAGTACCTATTCATCTAGAGAAAAAATGA